Proteins encoded by one window of uncultured Celeribacter sp.:
- a CDS encoding DUF1653 domain-containing protein — MAHFQQSEIWQHVASGGLYTVIAHGQREDDLTPVTIYKSLWDGAIWVRPTSEFEDGRFINIAVDEVTDCRPEGQRT, encoded by the coding sequence ATGGCCCATTTCCAACAATCCGAAATCTGGCAGCACGTTGCCTCCGGAGGCCTCTACACGGTCATCGCTCACGGGCAGCGTGAAGACGATCTGACGCCCGTGACCATCTACAAAAGCCTTTGGGACGGCGCGATCTGGGTGCGCCCGACGTCCGAATTCGAAGACGGCCGTTTCATCAACATCGCCGTTGATGAGGTCACCGACTGCCGCCCGGAAGGGCAGCGCACTTAA
- a CDS encoding host nuclease inhibitor protein has translation MMYAHCYRSGEIKFSPEEELPGLICVGSGEERKLRIVVGVCARHTYDGETLLVPGVPEAEDGAAKLAAVEHFCDQVHLRMEEEGV, from the coding sequence GTGATGTATGCCCATTGCTACCGCTCCGGGGAGATCAAGTTTTCTCCTGAAGAAGAGCTTCCGGGTTTGATCTGTGTCGGGTCCGGCGAGGAGCGCAAACTGCGCATCGTCGTCGGTGTCTGCGCACGTCATACCTATGACGGCGAGACGCTTCTCGTACCGGGCGTCCCTGAGGCGGAAGACGGTGCGGCCAAACTCGCTGCTGTTGAACACTTTTGCGACCAGGTGCACCTGCGGATGGAAGAGGAGGGCGTGTGA
- a CDS encoding ATP-binding protein, with the protein MKNTFVETDNFRRFIGSLKALDERGAEEACIVVVDGKPGLGKTTTLSRWVAQTGSIYLRAQKGWDYSWFVQDLLTELSVDPHSIRGRRDRFARVLQELEDRADRAALDDKVFGIVIDECDMISRRPEIMEAIRGISDLKFLPTILVGMGKLRDDLRRYPQIDSRAPNKVEFRPMTERDTAALIRGRSDVPVADDLINFVWRASKGFSREILDAIKSIERFGRRLDLDAGGVSLADMAGQVIMAERSSGKDIIVPEAK; encoded by the coding sequence ATGAAAAACACCTTTGTCGAGACGGACAATTTTCGCCGTTTCATCGGGTCTCTGAAAGCCCTTGATGAGCGCGGTGCCGAAGAGGCCTGTATCGTCGTTGTGGACGGTAAGCCCGGCTTGGGGAAGACCACGACGCTCAGCCGCTGGGTGGCGCAGACAGGCAGTATCTATCTGCGGGCGCAGAAGGGCTGGGATTACAGCTGGTTCGTTCAGGATCTGCTCACCGAACTTTCGGTCGATCCGCATTCGATCCGGGGGCGTCGCGACCGGTTTGCCCGTGTCCTTCAGGAGCTGGAGGACCGTGCCGACCGTGCTGCCCTTGACGACAAGGTCTTTGGCATTGTCATCGATGAGTGTGACATGATCTCGCGCCGCCCGGAGATCATGGAAGCCATTCGGGGGATTTCCGATCTCAAATTCCTGCCCACCATCCTCGTTGGCATGGGCAAGCTGCGGGACGATCTGCGGCGCTATCCGCAAATTGACAGCCGTGCGCCGAATAAGGTCGAGTTTCGCCCGATGACAGAGCGGGATACGGCAGCCCTTATCCGGGGGCGGAGCGATGTGCCGGTCGCGGATGATCTCATCAATTTTGTCTGGCGCGCCTCGAAAGGGTTTTCGCGTGAAATTCTCGACGCGATCAAATCCATCGAGCGTTTCGGTCGTCGGCTCGATCTCGATGCGGGCGGCGTGTCTCTGGCCGATATGGCAGGTCAGGTCATCATGGCGGAGCGCAGCAGTGGCAAAGACATCATTGTGCCGGAGGCAAAATGA
- a CDS encoding DUF3164 family protein, with translation MNDHTPQTTPTIPDNTIDVGGVPHMRDAKGGLLPVELIKAKDKLIDEQVHKILHYAQELSDQVSRFKMHTYADLAALDAMLDQEYGVKIGGKKGNKTYFSFDGCKKIELRVNDLIDFGPELQVAKTLIDECLNEWASDARSEIRAIVTRAFNTDKEGQINRGEIFMLLKLDIEDERWQQAMKALQDAIRVIGSKEYIRFGMRDRFDADWTTVTIDLAKA, from the coding sequence ATGAACGACCATACCCCCCAAACCACCCCGACGATCCCCGACAACACCATCGACGTGGGCGGCGTGCCCCATATGCGCGATGCGAAAGGCGGATTGCTCCCTGTCGAGCTGATCAAGGCGAAGGATAAGCTCATCGACGAGCAGGTGCATAAGATCCTGCATTACGCCCAGGAGCTGAGCGACCAGGTCAGCCGGTTCAAGATGCATACCTATGCCGATCTCGCGGCACTCGATGCGATGCTCGATCAGGAATATGGCGTCAAGATCGGCGGCAAGAAGGGCAACAAGACCTACTTCTCCTTCGATGGTTGCAAGAAGATCGAGCTGCGCGTCAACGACTTGATCGACTTCGGGCCAGAGCTCCAGGTGGCAAAGACGCTGATCGACGAGTGCCTCAATGAATGGGCATCGGATGCGCGCTCCGAGATCCGCGCCATCGTGACGCGCGCCTTCAATACCGACAAGGAAGGCCAGATCAACCGCGGCGAAATCTTCATGCTGCTCAAACTCGACATCGAGGACGAGCGCTGGCAGCAAGCCATGAAGGCCCTCCAGGATGCAATCCGGGTGATCGGCTCGAAAGAATACATCCGTTTCGGCATGCGCGACCGGTTCGATGCCGACTGGACCACGGTCACCATAGATCTGGCGAAGGCGTGA
- a CDS encoding Mu transposase C-terminal domain-containing protein, translating to MNDLSSFKCQEFYSARELAEIAKKRGITNFPHTIRGVLDYAERSSWHVMGERFCRKRAGRGGGLEYHFTLLPDFIIATIEGYAMKEAVKAAQEAGQVTGRSKMDALKAALLGSRARAVMEARAEVLQSIDGYAISQGQKRSWGITQFLKAQEAYETRQDIELRRDAGQILTVDEAASLAKPLLLTADHGFCLDPARITLANDRKTATSVKRRAIYDWFKTRDEAGATALAPTPPKAAAPIHPGFAGFLKHYAIGSKPSAPDALKRYLKEENPPKELRITLNQVKHILNNRLNNIERNVGREGLLTLRSRLAYVTRTDDDMWPTTIYSGDGKTFDAEIADPVTKRPIRPEITTIVDTVTRKIVGISLARSENQRSVAEALRNSCVNHGIPAIFYVDRGPGYKNNAMDADVSGLMGRLGITKMHAEAYGSQAKGRIEIINRNVWNPLAKDLPTYMGQDMDKEAGDKIHKLTRRELKEFGFSRSLPSWDEFVRLCEEKVEEYNAKPHLSLPKFEDPETGRLRHMSPNDCWEAHAQKGFEPVPVDADEADDLFRPYVIRVVRRAQVDWGTNTYFDMELERYHTQKVMVGYDYHQADKVWVREFDVSTGQPGRLICVAGFMANAERYVPLSYEEKALETRANARKKRLEDKIEGVEAERNAPYLVDQSESLEASFLDVTPEPIEAVDLSPIQLAVDNTSVAPRRRTFGSDEELAAWALENPEELTRGQIEVLRECMDSATARELFRLSGIDTEALRNLLRVVA from the coding sequence ATGAACGATTTATCCTCCTTCAAGTGCCAGGAATTCTACAGTGCCCGTGAGTTGGCGGAGATTGCCAAGAAGCGTGGTATCACGAATTTTCCGCATACAATTCGTGGTGTTCTCGACTATGCCGAGCGGAGCAGCTGGCATGTGATGGGCGAGCGGTTCTGTCGCAAGCGCGCAGGTCGGGGCGGTGGTCTGGAATACCACTTCACGCTTCTGCCCGATTTCATCATCGCCACGATCGAAGGCTACGCCATGAAAGAGGCGGTGAAGGCCGCGCAAGAGGCGGGTCAGGTCACAGGGCGGTCGAAGATGGATGCCCTCAAGGCCGCGCTTCTCGGCTCGCGTGCCCGTGCGGTGATGGAAGCTCGTGCCGAGGTCCTTCAGTCGATCGACGGCTACGCGATCTCGCAAGGCCAAAAGCGGTCCTGGGGGATCACTCAATTTCTCAAGGCGCAAGAGGCCTATGAGACCCGTCAGGATATCGAGCTTCGTCGCGATGCCGGTCAAATCCTGACGGTTGATGAGGCCGCCAGCCTCGCAAAGCCGCTATTGCTGACAGCCGATCATGGCTTCTGTCTGGACCCCGCTCGGATCACTTTGGCGAATGATCGCAAGACAGCCACGTCGGTGAAGCGTCGAGCGATTTACGACTGGTTCAAGACCCGCGACGAAGCCGGGGCCACGGCGCTTGCGCCCACGCCGCCCAAGGCTGCCGCGCCCATTCACCCCGGATTTGCGGGTTTTCTCAAACACTACGCAATCGGATCAAAACCCTCCGCGCCGGACGCTCTCAAGCGATACCTCAAAGAAGAGAACCCGCCCAAAGAGCTGCGCATCACGCTGAACCAGGTGAAGCACATCCTCAATAACCGGCTCAACAATATCGAACGCAATGTCGGGCGCGAGGGATTGCTGACACTGCGGTCCCGGCTGGCCTATGTGACGCGGACGGATGACGACATGTGGCCGACCACGATCTATTCGGGGGACGGCAAGACCTTTGACGCAGAGATCGCCGACCCGGTGACAAAGCGCCCGATCCGCCCGGAAATCACCACCATTGTGGATACGGTGACACGCAAGATCGTCGGCATTTCACTGGCGCGATCCGAGAACCAGCGCTCGGTGGCCGAGGCGCTGCGCAATTCATGCGTGAACCATGGCATCCCGGCGATCTTCTATGTGGACCGTGGTCCCGGCTACAAGAACAACGCGATGGACGCAGATGTCAGCGGTCTCATGGGGCGTCTGGGTATCACCAAGATGCACGCAGAGGCTTACGGTTCTCAGGCCAAGGGCCGGATCGAGATCATCAACCGTAACGTCTGGAACCCACTGGCGAAGGACCTGCCGACCTACATGGGGCAGGATATGGACAAAGAGGCCGGGGACAAAATCCACAAGCTGACCCGTCGGGAACTGAAAGAGTTCGGGTTTTCGCGTTCTTTGCCGAGCTGGGACGAGTTCGTGCGCCTTTGTGAGGAAAAGGTCGAGGAATACAACGCGAAGCCGCATCTCTCCCTGCCGAAATTCGAGGACCCTGAGACCGGACGCCTGCGCCATATGTCGCCGAACGACTGCTGGGAAGCGCACGCCCAGAAGGGATTTGAGCCGGTGCCGGTTGATGCCGATGAGGCCGACGATCTGTTCCGACCCTACGTGATCCGCGTCGTCCGCCGGGCGCAGGTCGACTGGGGTACAAACACCTATTTTGACATGGAACTGGAGCGGTATCACACGCAGAAGGTCATGGTCGGCTATGATTACCATCAGGCCGACAAGGTCTGGGTCCGGGAATTCGATGTTTCGACCGGGCAGCCGGGCCGTCTCATCTGCGTGGCGGGCTTCATGGCGAATGCCGAGCGCTACGTGCCGCTGAGCTATGAAGAGAAGGCGCTGGAGACCCGCGCAAACGCCCGCAAGAAGCGGCTTGAGGACAAGATCGAGGGCGTCGAGGCTGAGCGCAATGCGCCTTACCTGGTCGATCAGAGCGAGAGCCTCGAAGCGTCGTTCCTCGATGTCACGCCGGAGCCGATCGAGGCCGTCGATCTCAGCCCGATCCAGTTGGCCGTCGACAACACGTCGGTCGCCCCGCGCCGCCGCACCTTCGGGAGCGACGAGGAGCTTGCCGCTTGGGCTCTTGAGAACCCCGAAGAACTTACCCGAGGCCAGATCGAGGTTTTGCGGGAGTGCATGGACAGCGCCACTGCGCGTGAGCTGTTCCGATTGTCAGGGATCGACACGGAGGCGCTTAGGAACCTCCTCCGTGTCGTGGCCTAA